GAGTCCTTTTGCTTGTGTATGAATTCCTATATTTTTATGTGGACAGACAAATTATGAATGCAGCTTGAGCAGATGCCCTCCTTATGGGGAATCCATTCAACGTTCCCCTGCAACGACAAAACCCAATTTACAAAATGCAGTGCGGTGACTGGTGCAAATTTCTCGTCATGacatgagctgctgctgcctggaCCTGTAGGAACTAGCTGGCGCAGCAGTCCACAGCGTTGACTCAACGTTGCATCTGCGAGGCTGAGACAGCGGcatctctgctctgctgctgcgaGACAGATGAGATGACATAGCGACTGGACGAGCTAGCGCCACCTCGACACCTGGATCAGATCGTATCTCTGTTTTCCCGTCGTTTTCCCGTCGTCGATTTAATTAGCTATTTGCTTGAGCTTGCTTAGACCGCAGGCCAGTCACCAATGCTCTCAGTGAGCTGCCCTCACATAGATGTCAATCTAAGTTGCTGCAAGCTAGCGTTAGCTCGCTGCTCCTACCCTTCAGACATCGAAGTGGCCACATAAACATGCGGATCATCGAGGCGGAGACCCCTGGGACATCTCTAACGTTAAACGCTCTCTGCAGGACACGAGTCTCGACTAGCCGCTGACTGGACTCTGCAGAGCCTTTGTGTAAATGctgtttaagattttttttcatttacccTGAACATGTGTGAACTCCAACCTGCTAGCCAGCTAGCCGCGGTTAGCTTCCAACGGTCTCGGTTAGCTTAGTTGCTACCGCTAACTGCTACAAACAAATAACAAgctaacataacattttaacgTGTCCACGAATGAGTGACAAAATATGCTACACGGTGCATTGAACTGTCAGGTGTTGCTTATTGGTTGTCACCATCTTGCTAACTACCGTTATTTGAATTTGGTCTTAACAGTACAGTTGCTAACTTAACCAGCGGTGACTAACTGTTAGCTAAGTTGCTAGCGTCATTGTTAGCAGGCGATTCAACAGCGCAGACCGTTAGTCGTGCTTACCAGAGCGAGGGATGGCATTTGATGTTAGCGGTATTGTTTGTTTGCTAAATTGACACACTTGCATGCTAGCTGACCCATATTTTCCTCCTAACAAGTTGacaaccaaattctaattaTTGTTAATTTGCGTTACGCGTAGCTtaatgttagcttaactagCCGGTGTATTTAACGGTTAGCGAAGTTAGCGTTAGTTCAGTGTCAACTAAATTTGATGTGTGCACTCAAATGCATTGTAATTTGGACAAAGTTGATCTAACGCTAACATTGACAGTTAACAATATGGCAAACAGTGTTAAAGCTAGAATACTTAAATTATACAGCAACCTACAGGCGGTTTCAATTCACGTATGTGGTTAGCTACCCGTTAATAAATGGACCGTTATTTGTTTCTGACACAGGTAACATTAACAGTAACGCTATTGCCAGGAGCTATGAGCACCAGCAGTCCATGCTTATGTCGATATTTTCGACGTCCAGGATTTTAAAATAGCGCAATGCGTATTTTGCTAATGGACTTCAACTTTTTAATGAGTCAGCTTGTCTAGTGTAAGCAAACCGCGCAACCCTATGAAACTACCACATGGTTGCCCCAGGACTACATGGGACAGTGAATACCATGTACAGTGTCATTATATGGACAGAGCAGCATGCTGCACAAAAGGGCCTCTGTGTGATATTCGGCCCGTCACTGCACTCAGCATTTATATAGTCTCCCATGCACTGTCCTCTTTCACATTTAATATAAACACCTTTCCCACATTGTGTCTGGGCTGTTCACCCCGCTTCATATTGTGCATATATCAAAGCCTCAGATGAAGCTAGAACAATGCATTGCCACATATGTTGGACTGCGATAGTGTGCTTTGTTATCTCAGTAGGTGCAGCCAGATGTGGGAGTTGCCACCAGTGAGATCAATATAAGCTGTTCAGTCACGCGTTGctattttgtgtgtttcagaaAAGGGGAAAGAGCGACGGATCTCAAGGACCAGATTGCCCACGTGAACTTTTTGCCTCTCAGACAGATCGCCAGGGACCATGCTGACCATTCTAGCTGCTGGGTCTGTGTTCTTTCCAGGCCTTTTTCTGCTGTCCAAACAATGCTTGAAGTCAATCCCAGCACTGAGGTGGAGCGAAGGAGATGCAGTCATTGTGTCTGCCAGGTGAGACCTTCTAAAACTTGCGTGCACTTTAATGACATTTCTTTATGATGGCAGGTTGTTTTGTCACTTTCAGCTGCATATTTTTTGCATAAAAGTGTAAGGGCACTACTTTCTTGGGATGTGTTTAATAATGAGAAACACAtttgttgtttactttcctgCTTCCAGGTTGGTTTCATCAGTTCAGGCAGTCATGGCCTCTTCAGCTGGCTACATCATTGCTTCTTCCTGCGAGGACATCATCGAGGACCAGTAAGTCAAGAAATGCTTGGCAGAATATATTCCGCCCCATTCGGCCAGCTTGACCTGTCTTTATAATGCATTTAACAAATCAGCTGTCAAGATTTGTAATTTCCAATTCTTGAAGaagggtccagacctttgaatccaccCACTTACACAGAGTTGAGTTGACTGGAAACAGAGTGTGATGAGTTAAGGCAAAGTTTGGGTCATTCATCAGCTACAAATGTAAATCAAAAATGTAACTTGTTGTCACTACTCTGACACGTAGCCACACATGTCAGGTGCTGTGCAAGCAAGTGTAACATGTTTTAAGCTCAGCCGTCTCAAGATATTTCTCTCATTAAATCTGCCTTAAGCATTTCAGCACTCTTTCAGATGGTTGTAAATCCAGGTGAGGTGGGTCCCAttgagatttttctttttatagagTAGTCACTGCACTGATATGTCAAATTTTGCTTTCGTCACCAATTTAATAGGCAAACATGACATTTGACATTGTGTGTTCATGCTGGTAACAAAGCTCTGTTTGTATCCAtcctttcttttctccttttaaaagctagcttctcttcctctctgcacaGGCACTGGCTGACTAGCACTTACATCATGTTTGCTGTTCCCTACTTCGTGTACGACATCTACGCAATGTTCATGTGCTACTGGTACAAGCTGCGGGTCAAAGGGCACGAGGAGGCGTCGGCAGCGCCCCAGCACATGAGCACAGCACTGACCAGCTACCTGCGTCGCGAGTTCCTCATGGTGCTGCACCACGTTGTCATGGTCACCATCTGCTTCCCCGTCTCTGTGGTAACTGTCACACATTGCTCTTTTTGTTGGGCTTGGATTTAAGTGAAGCAAGGGAGAAGTATAGCACTAATTATCTCTGTGCAGCTTTCTATTCTTAGTTAggttttatcatgttttaaaggAACATTGAGGTTATGGGGGAATTGTTCTTTTTGGTTTCTATTTTATTCAGAGTGAGTCTTTATGtcttaaatgtgctttatgaCGGTGCATTATGAAGGTATACCGAGAAGTGTGATTAAACTTCTTTATCTCTCCAGAAGACAGTATTTTGTTAGTACACACAAAGTCTTAAAAACTACATCATAGTTGGaattttgttttccaaaataacTGCATTAAAAGGTCTGCAGctaacaaatgtttttattagcaATAAATCTGCCAGCTATTTTCTCTGTCATTAGTTGTTTGGTgtataaaacatcagaaaactCAAAGAAATTCAGTTTACTTTACTGTTAAGACaagtaaaagagaaaattaaaaaaaaaatccaagtatGAGAAGATGAAATCGATAAATACTTGTCATTTTTTGCTGAATGAAACAACTAATTGATTGtcaaaatatgtgcaaatattcTGTTGAACAACTAATTATTGCAGCTTTTCTGTAGTTTATAGTTGTAAAGGTAGTTATCCAGGGCCAGTAGCTGCCATAGCCATGTGTGCGTGTAAATGCATGGATTAGAGAGGTGATATAAGgtcatttatatttaaaatcagaggtgggaccaagtcactgTTTTGCAGGTCACAAGTAACTCTCAGGTCTTGGCgttcaagtcctaaactttgagtttcgagtCCTAGACAAGTCATACTGTACCTTTAACCAAATGTAATCAcaatttaacaacagagtaatataTTAAATTCACGAAAACCCTGAACACTTTTTAAGATTTGTACAAATGTAtactgttaaaacaagtttgttggaagttgttggGTTGCAATCTGCACAATTTACATATTGCAATTAGTATTTATTGACCACTGCATAGTTGTTGTGCGCtaatgaaattatttttgctGTCATTTTTGGAGTTGACGCTCAGTAACGCAGTGTTAGTTTTTCATGGTTTTCTCCTTCTGCTTGGCTGGATGCTGttggattggttcaaacaaagtagATCTAGGGAATGAATAATGGAAATAAATTGGTTCAGGCACATTTTTCAACTTGTGTACCTTTTAGTCTTCAGGCTTGGGgtgaaggtatcaagtattttcaagtcaaaaggctcaagtccaattGAAGTCATGAGTCATGTGTCAAAGTCCAAGTCGagctgcaagtcttttttgattttgttaagTCTAAAGTCACCAGATTTGTGATTAGAGTCCAAGCTTTGTGATGTAACCCCACACCTCGGCTTAAAACTAATTAAACCAGTTTCCATTTTTGGAGAAGTTCTAATAGTGTATTTCCCCCTGTTTGAGAGAAGTTGCTACTTGATACCATAGATCTTAATTAAACAAGCTATGCAAAGTTCACTGTGTACCACGAGTTCAGCATGACATCAAAACACCCACCCACATGTTTGTGTGACTCTGGGTAAAGTAGAAATTACATCTCCAAAAATGTATTACTTGTTGCCTCCAGCTAGGTATTTATTTACAGAGGGATATTTATTGCAAATGTACCAGAAAGTCCACAAAGGCACAAAGCTGTAATTGCATTTTAGACAAATAAtcatcttctttttctctctctagtTTTGGCGACAAGGAAAGGGAGATTATTTCCAGGGTATAATGTTCATGGCTGAGCTCAGCACTCCATCCGTCTGCTTAGGAAAAATACTCATCCAGGTAAGCGTCTTGGTTCAGCCTTAAGTGACATTCGGGTGTGTCgttgcatgtgcatgtgtcacACTAAAGTTCTTCTGCACTCTCCACTTCTTTTCCCCTCACTGTTTATTCAATGGAGAGTATATTTCCCAGCATGCAGCTTGTTCATGCCCATCGACTCATGTTGTCGTGAACAGCGCTGTCAGAAACATCACTCATTAATTGGTAACAGTTTGCTTGAATACACCATTGTAGGAGGtgcacccccccccccgtgTTAGCTTTacgtttgtgtgggtgtgtgtacaACGTTTCGGTGTCTGGGTGAAGGTTTTCCCTCCACTGCTTTCTGCTTGTCCCCCCCATCAGAGGCTCCCACAGCTGTTAGCCTCTGAATATAGCCCCTAGTATTTAGGCTGGATATACAGCAGATACAATATCAGGTTGTCCCTCTACCCTCTATCACTCAACACCCTGCTCCTCCTGTCCCTGGCAACAGTGCATGTGGCTGTTTGATAAACAACAGCTGACTAAAAGCTGTGGCTTGTAGAGCTGTCGTCTTATACCTatagaataaaaaacaatagAGTATTCATTAATGGGGTGCCATGTGATTCTAGGATTGTGAATGGGCAAGAGGAAAACCTTTTTTTAGCAGAGAAATGTGTGCAAGCTTGTCCTCTTTATCTCACTGGAGCAGGTTGACTGTTCGATATAAAAGTTAAGTCATctgcaaatataaaaacaaaaagacagcttcactgacacacacactgccctgTAAAAATCAGTGTCCACCCAGTTGCATGGCACACCCTGCTCTCCATCGCCAAGTGTCCAGTCCGTGCAGATAGTATTAACAGATATAACAATGTTAGTGTTAACGGTGAAATGATGGCAAGAAGGATTAACACCGTCAGCTTTCACCGAACTGTACTGcttgcttttctttctctctctctttacct
The nucleotide sequence above comes from Epinephelus lanceolatus isolate andai-2023 chromosome 21, ASM4190304v1, whole genome shotgun sequence. Encoded proteins:
- the tlcd3bb gene encoding ceramide synthase isoform X1, translated to MLTILAAGSVFFPGLFLLSKQCLKSIPALRWSEGDAVIVSARLVSSVQAVMASSAGYIIASSCEDIIEDQHWLTSTYIMFAVPYFVYDIYAMFMCYWYKLRVKGHEEASAAPQHMSTALTSYLRREFLMVLHHVVMVTICFPVSVFWRQGKGDYFQGIMFMAELSTPSVCLGKILIQYKQQHTLLHKVNGALMLITFFICRVLLFPYLYYVYGRYASIPFHMVPLSVPWHCNLGAALLMAPQLYWFSLICRGALRLFTGTSRSQRPRPTTGAAKERQTDGNTLPQPANGYSTRSSEPELTTH
- the tlcd3bb gene encoding ceramide synthase isoform X2 — encoded protein: MQSLCLPGWFHQFRQSWPLQLATSLLLPARTSSRTTSFSSSLHRHWLTSTYIMFAVPYFVYDIYAMFMCYWYKLRVKGHEEASAAPQHMSTALTSYLRREFLMVLHHVVMVTICFPVSVFWRQGKGDYFQGIMFMAELSTPSVCLGKILIQYKQQHTLLHKVNGALMLITFFICRVLLFPYLYYVYGRYASIPFHMVPLSVPWHCNLGAALLMAPQLYWFSLICRGALRLFTGTSRSQRPRPTTGAAKERQTDGNTLPQPANGYSTRSSEPELTTH